A stretch of Ipomoea triloba cultivar NCNSP0323 chromosome 11, ASM357664v1 DNA encodes these proteins:
- the LOC115995940 gene encoding serine carboxypeptidase-like 34 encodes MIQTYFPFVVAVVLFSFGVIGGEGRTQLSGISSEVWAQQESDRVTGLPGSPPVNFRQYSGYVRVSQNHGRALFYWFFEAMENPEDKPLVLWLNGGPGCSSVGYGLLEELGPFLSQKGKPELRFNNHSWNTAANLLFLEQPVGVGFSYTNTSSDIGRLGDKFAAHDSYRFLLKWFQRFPQFKSHEFYIAGESYAGHYVPQLSELIYDKNKVVPKVDQINFKGLLIGNAVLDDEADQTGLIDYAWDHAVISDRLRDDIKAACNFSSATSSAECDAQLNNYFAVYDIIDMYSLYTPTCVRTNSTATKKSVPVVRGIAPHLFSKMAGWHKKPSGYDPCASDYTEAYLNRPDVQKALHANVTGISYPWTHCSDIISDWKDAPSTILPIIRKLAAAGLRIWVFSGDTDGRVPVTSTRYSLKKLGFNITEDWTPWYTDNQQVGGWTVVYEGLMYVTIRGAGHEVPTFKPREALQLVTHFLANKKLPSHHID; translated from the exons ATGATTCAGACATACTTCCCTTTTGTTGTTGCTGTCGTTCTCTTCAGTTTTGGAGTTATAGGAGGGGAGGGTAGAACACAACTAAGTGGCATTAGCAGTGAGGTGTGGGCCCAGCAGGAGTCTGACCGGGTTACCGGCCTCCCCGGCTCGCCGCCGGTGAATTTCCGGCAATATTCCGGATACGTTAGGGTGAGCCAGAATCATGGGAGAGCGCTTTTCTATTGGTTCTTTGAGGCCATGGAAAACCCTGAGGATAAACCTCTCGTTTTGTGGCTCAATGGag GGCCAGGATGTTCATCAGTAGGATATGGTCTTTTAGAGGAGTTGGGACCTTTCCTCTCACAAAAAGGGAAACCAGAGCTGAGGTTCAACAACCACTCTTGGAATACAG CGGCCAATTTGCTGTTTCTAGAGCAGCCTGTGGGTGTCGGATTTTCATACACAAATACTAGCAGTGATATCGGTCGACTAGGCGACAAATTTGCAG CTCATGATTCATATAGATTTCTACTCAAATGGTTTCAAAGATTCCCACAATTCAAGTCCCATGAATTCTACATTGCTGGCGAAAGTTATGCAG GCCACTATGTTCCTCAACTCTCAGAACTTATCTATGACAAGAACAAAGTTGTTCCAAAGGTTGATCAAATAAACTTCAAGGGTCTGCTG ATAGGGAACGCGGTGTTGGACGACGAAGCAGATCAAACAGGGTTGATAGACTACGCATGGGATCACGCCGTGATTTCCGACCGCCTCCGTGACGACATCAAAGCCGCCTGCAACTTCAGCTCCGCCACCTCTTCCGCCGAATGCGACGCCCAGCTCAACAACTATTTCGCCGTTTACGATATTATTGATATGTACAGCTTGTACACCCCAACCTGTGTCCGAACCAACAGCACCGCCACCAAGAAGTCGGTTCCTGTCGTACGAGGAATCGCCCCTCACCTTTTCTCCAAAATG gctGGATGGCACAAGAAACCATCAGGTTACGACCCATGCGCGTCTGATTATACAGAAGCATATCTCAACAGACCTGACGTCCAGAAGGCACTTCATGCCAACGTAACTGGGATTTCCTATCCATGGACTCATTGCAG CGACATTATCAGTGATTGGAAAGATGCACCATCTACCATTCTTCCTATAATCAGGAAACTTGCAGCAGCGGGTTTGCGCATTTGGGTTTTCAG TGGAGATACTGATGGAAGGGTACCAGTAACTTCTACAAGGTATAGTCTCAAAAAACTAGGGTTCAATATCACTGAAGATTGGACTCCATGGTACACTGATAATCAACAG GTTGGGGGATGGACAGTTGTTTACGAAGGACTCATGTATGTGACGATTAGAGGAGCAGGGCACGAGGTTCCAACTTTCAAGCCAAGGGAAGCACTGCAGCTAGTTACCCACTTTTTGGCCAATAAGAAATTGCCATCCCACCatattgattga